In Pontiella desulfatans, one DNA window encodes the following:
- a CDS encoding alpha-galactosidase, translated as MKALTILLLLSAASAAHASATLQNEFMSASRKGEIITLTTLAGTQRLTIDLPGLIQNAQASSFKDARWGAGNRLTVRHGDSTTTLTLYDGNPFAHFETRVGSGGEDARDINKLIIAKMELDLGIDPHKLVTLGTGGRYEANSPTDGYAYSVLADPETRNGVVCGWLTQYRGVGLMLPTFNNGKHGLETQLDFGLMRVQPGQTRETDILVVGFFDDARLGLENYAENIAKAYDIKLPPKPNVYCTWYHRQQTGSGASTEKMIAENAAFAKEHLKPFGLDVLQIDDNWQALENDPGKKNKGPNKTFISTTPHFPSGMAKTADTIEQAGFTPGIWFMPFAGDTNNPTFDPAIFATDKTTGKPFEEKRWSGATIDASSPQGEAFLRERFKRIHDWDFRYIKVDGLHVGAPSPNIYVNRTYKGKVFADAEIHDNNMTFIEAYRKGLGILREEFPDTFILGCAATQNYLSLAPVFGKVDAMRVGPDNGGAVKGNWKQTIDGADFAGNFWFLNNRVWYNDPDPIYVRESVPLCNARWMASWLAVSGAMHTTSVQYGLLAPERLDIIKRTLPAHNLNTLPVDILENKHPQIWKVANDRLCLLGLFNWNEKEEAEISYPLERIGLDSSKSYDAFDFWENKYLGTVKGSLSTTLAGAHCQVLALRETADHPQLLSTSRHITQGLTDVVSETWNAKAKTLSGTSQVVAGDPYELRITCPDGCKAKKIEVSDNAATTSNIEQSGNLVRVIITPSNTRRLDWKIVF; from the coding sequence ATGAAGGCTTTAACGATACTATTGCTGCTGTCCGCCGCTTCGGCCGCGCATGCATCTGCGACCCTGCAAAATGAATTCATGTCCGCATCCCGTAAAGGGGAAATCATCACCCTCACCACCCTTGCAGGCACGCAAAGATTGACCATCGACCTGCCGGGACTCATCCAGAATGCCCAGGCCTCCTCCTTCAAGGACGCACGCTGGGGTGCGGGAAACCGACTTACCGTAAGACATGGCGACAGCACCACCACGCTAACGCTTTACGACGGCAACCCCTTTGCCCACTTCGAAACCCGTGTCGGCAGCGGCGGGGAGGATGCCCGCGACATCAACAAGCTGATCATCGCGAAAATGGAGCTCGACCTCGGGATCGATCCGCACAAACTGGTCACCCTCGGAACCGGTGGCCGCTACGAAGCGAACAGCCCGACCGATGGCTATGCCTACTCCGTGCTCGCCGATCCCGAAACACGCAACGGCGTGGTCTGCGGATGGCTGACTCAATACCGCGGCGTCGGCCTCATGCTCCCCACCTTCAATAACGGCAAACACGGTCTGGAAACCCAACTCGATTTCGGACTGATGCGCGTCCAGCCCGGACAGACCCGTGAAACCGACATCCTTGTCGTCGGATTCTTCGACGATGCCCGCCTAGGCCTGGAAAACTATGCCGAAAACATCGCCAAGGCTTACGACATCAAGCTTCCGCCCAAGCCCAACGTCTACTGCACGTGGTACCACCGCCAGCAGACCGGTTCGGGCGCCTCGACCGAAAAAATGATCGCCGAAAACGCCGCCTTCGCCAAAGAACACCTGAAGCCTTTCGGTCTGGATGTCCTGCAGATCGACGACAACTGGCAGGCCCTCGAAAACGACCCTGGCAAAAAGAACAAAGGGCCCAACAAGACCTTCATCTCCACCACCCCGCATTTCCCGAGCGGGATGGCAAAAACCGCCGACACCATCGAACAAGCGGGATTCACCCCCGGCATCTGGTTCATGCCCTTTGCCGGCGATACCAACAACCCCACCTTCGACCCCGCCATCTTCGCCACCGACAAAACCACCGGCAAGCCGTTTGAGGAAAAACGCTGGTCAGGCGCCACCATCGACGCCTCCAGCCCGCAGGGCGAAGCCTTCCTGCGCGAACGCTTCAAACGGATCCACGACTGGGACTTCCGCTACATCAAGGTCGATGGCCTGCACGTCGGAGCCCCCAGCCCCAACATCTACGTCAACCGCACCTACAAAGGGAAGGTCTTTGCCGATGCGGAAATCCACGACAATAACATGACCTTCATCGAAGCCTACCGCAAAGGGCTCGGCATCCTGCGCGAGGAATTCCCGGACACCTTCATCCTCGGTTGCGCCGCCACCCAGAACTACCTCTCGCTCGCGCCCGTCTTCGGCAAGGTCGATGCCATGCGCGTCGGCCCCGACAACGGAGGCGCGGTCAAAGGCAACTGGAAGCAGACCATCGACGGTGCCGACTTTGCCGGCAACTTCTGGTTCCTCAACAACCGAGTCTGGTACAACGATCCCGACCCCATCTATGTGCGTGAAAGCGTTCCGCTTTGCAATGCGCGCTGGATGGCCTCATGGCTGGCCGTCAGCGGCGCCATGCACACCACCAGTGTTCAATACGGACTTCTTGCGCCGGAACGGCTCGACATTATCAAACGCACCCTGCCCGCCCACAACCTTAACACCCTCCCAGTCGATATCCTCGAAAACAAGCACCCGCAAATCTGGAAGGTTGCCAATGACCGCCTGTGCTTGCTCGGCCTGTTCAACTGGAACGAAAAGGAAGAAGCCGAAATCAGTTACCCGCTGGAACGCATCGGCCTCGATTCCTCCAAGAGCTACGACGCCTTCGACTTCTGGGAAAACAAATACCTCGGCACCGTGAAAGGCTCTCTCAGCACCACCCTCGCGGGCGCACACTGCCAGGTGCTCGCCCTGCGCGAAACCGCCGACCATCCGCAACTGCTCAGCACCTCGCGGCATATCACACAGGGATTGACCGATGTCGTATCGGAAACCTGGAACGCCAAGGCCAAAACCCTATCCGGCACCAGCCAGGTTGTTGCCGGCGATCCCTACGAACTACGCATCACCTGCCCCGACGGATGCAAGGCAAAGAAAATCGAGGTCAGCGACAACGCTGCCACCACTTCGAACATCGAACAATCCGGAAACCTCGTCCGCGTCATCATCACACCGTCAAACACCAGGCGCCTGGACTGGAAAATTGTGTTCTAA